A window of Polaromonas hydrogenivorans contains these coding sequences:
- a CDS encoding universal stress protein produces the protein MFKHILLATDGSAASQHAAQMAVDMARIHGARLTALYVVDPYPYLGISETNPLGFQSYMAAAREHATQAHAKVAELCSQGGAPVALQTRIVEDLSASEGIVQTARDEGANLIVMGSHGRTGLARFVVGSVASKVLAAAPVPVLVVRQGGSDE, from the coding sequence ATGTTCAAGCACATCCTCCTGGCCACCGACGGCTCCGCCGCTTCCCAACACGCAGCGCAAATGGCCGTGGACATGGCGCGCATCCATGGCGCCCGGCTGACGGCGCTGTATGTGGTCGATCCGTATCCCTACCTGGGCATCAGCGAAACCAATCCGCTGGGTTTTCAGTCCTACATGGCCGCAGCCCGCGAACATGCAACGCAAGCGCATGCCAAAGTGGCCGAACTGTGCAGCCAGGGCGGCGCGCCGGTGGCGCTGCAAACGCGCATTGTGGAAGACCTGAGCGCCTCGGAAGGCATTGTGCAAACCGCCCGGGACGAAGGCGCCAACCTCATCGTCATGGGGTCGCACGGCCGCACCGGCCTGGCGCGCTTCGTGGTCGGCAGCGTGGCCTCCAAGGTGCTGGCTGCCGCGCCGGTGCCGGTGCTGGTCGTGCGCCAGGGAGGCAGCGATGAATGA